TCGGTGATGCTGTACTCCGGCAGCGGCGTGTCGCCCAGGGCCGCTTCCGGCGTGGAACTGCTGCACAGGTCGTTGTTGCCCATATGGGCAAGGCCGACATAGCGCGCACCGTGCTTGTAGGCGATATCGAGGTTCTTGATGTCGTGGCCCAGCGAATAGCCGTTCTCCACGCCGATCATCGCGGACAGCCGCCCCGCCTTCTTGTTGGCCAGCACCTGGTCGGACGTGGTGGCCAGGCGGATCTGGTCGGGATAGGTCTTCACCATCAGGTCGATGTCGTCGTACTTCTGTTTCGCCTGCGCCACGGCATGCGCCCAGCCTTCGGGCGTCAGCGGCCCCTGGTCCACGTAGACGATGAAGAACACGGCGTCGAGGCCGCCGCGTCGCATCTTGTCCAGGTCCACCTGCAGCGGCGTCTGCTTGCCGAAGTCGAAGCGTGGCTCGCGCATATAGGCGAAGGGAATATCCACATGCGTGTCCAGCGTGATCGGCGGATCCTGCTGCGCGCTGGCCGCAGGACTGCCAAGCGCGAATGCGAGTGCGATGCCGCTGCCCAGTAGACCGAAAGTCTTCATGCCGTCTCCCCATGTTCGGGCCGGCTGTTTGCCGGCGACCCTGTCTTTGAAACGCTGGTATTGCCGCATGCCGTCATCGAGCGCGTTGCCCGACTGTCGATGCGATGTCGTGCCAGGCATCGTACAGGCTTGGGCGTGGCGCATCCGCGGGTGGGTCCTGCAAACAAGTGCCATCGGCCATCGCCCCCCTGATGTCGCCTTTGTCGTTGCGAGGCCCGCTACTTCCCGGCTCGTTGGGGCGTGGGCAGGAGCTGCCATGTGAAATCGTAGTCCCACTGGTCGAAATACACATTGCCGCCGCGCCACTCCAGTTCGCCACGCTGCGAATCCACCGTCTCGGAGCGGAAGAACTGCTTGAGCGGCACAAAAGGCTGGCTGAAGTCGCTGTTGAAGGCGATGCGGTACGCGTCCAGCCCGCCGAGGTAGAACCACCGCAGGGCGGGGTCGTCCCCCGGGGCCGGATGGAGCTGGCCGAAGGTCACGTCCATGGGTACCCAGCCGTAGGGCGCGAGGTAGAGCTGGCCCCAGTCGTGGATGTTGTTGTACTCGCCATCGGAGAAGATCCAGCCGGACTGCCAGCGCGCGGGGATACCGTTGAGGCGCAGCAGCGCGATCAGCAGCATGGTCTGTTCGCCGCAGTCGCCATGGCCGGCGTGCAGCGTGTAGTCGCTGAGGTTGCTGATGGTCGAGTATTCGCGGGCGCCGGCCCAGGGAATCTCATCGACCGCAGCGAAGAGCTTCTGTGCGATGCGGTACGGGTTCTTCTCGTCGCCGACCGCCTTGCGCGAAAACGCGCGCAGGTCGTCGGTGAACACGATATGCGGCGCGCGCTCGGCGACGAAAGGCGCGAGCTCGGGCGTGATCGTCGCAGGCACCACCTTCGCGGCGTCGATCTCGTGGTACTGCGCGTAGATGGTCAGTTCATAGCTGACGGCGAAGGTGGTGGGCTTGCCGGCTTCGGCCTTCTTCTCCAGGTAGGCCGTGCGCTGCAGGGTGTCGGCAGGTGCCAACCGCGCTCCCGTGGGCTGGCTGTCCACGAGCGTCACGTCCTGTTGCTGCCCGGGCAGTTCGCGCGGAAAGGGCAGCCACGCCCGGATGGTTTCACCCGCGGGCACGGCGTCGGCACGGACGGTCACGGTCTCGGTGACGCGCACGTGGTTGGGCGTGACCTCGCTTCGATGCATGGCCAGCGCGTCGCGTCGCGTGGCGCGATGGTGGTCGTTGATCGATTGCATCGGGCTGTCGCCGGATGGCGACGGCTGCATTCGCCGCGCGGCCGCTTCCTTGCTGAGCAGGAACAGGTTGTTCGGCGCCCGTTTGAAGTAGAGCGTGCGGCCGTCGATCACCTGATGCTCGATCAGGCCTTGCCGGTCCCAGCGGGCGAACTCCGCCTCAGTGAGGTCGGGAATCTGTTTGCGCACGCCTGCCTTGGCAGCGTCGGCGTCGAGCGTGAAATCGAGCAGGATGCGACGCATGCGTTCGCGCTGGAACAACAGGGCGTCGCGTGCGTCCGGCGGAAGCCCGGGCTGGGCCAGCGCCTTGGCGATGTCGGTTTCCGCCGATGCGAACTGCCCTGCGTCGACCAGGGTGATGGCATGCTGCACGGGCGAGTCTGGCGGGGCCGTGGCAACGGCGGCCCCGGACAGGCAGGCAAGGACCAGCGCGGCCGGCAGGGTGCGGTGAAGGCGCAGGAATGAAAAGCGTCGGGCCGTCCGCACTTCCCACTCCCCGGTAAGCCATGGCAAGGGGTGATGTAGCACGCTTGCAATCGCCGGTCAATAATTTATGCTCCGATAAAACATTGCCTGAATCAAATATTCCAAGCTATTTCAGCGACGAATGCGAACGGGGAGTCAGAGGGGACGCATGATCCACACGGCCTGGCCTTATCTCGCTG
This genomic interval from Dyella japonica A8 contains the following:
- a CDS encoding transglutaminase-like domain-containing protein, with amino-acid sequence MRTARRFSFLRLHRTLPAALVLACLSGAAVATAPPDSPVQHAITLVDAGQFASAETDIAKALAQPGLPPDARDALLFQRERMRRILLDFTLDADAAKAGVRKQIPDLTEAEFARWDRQGLIEHQVIDGRTLYFKRAPNNLFLLSKEAAARRMQPSPSGDSPMQSINDHHRATRRDALAMHRSEVTPNHVRVTETVTVRADAVPAGETIRAWLPFPRELPGQQQDVTLVDSQPTGARLAPADTLQRTAYLEKKAEAGKPTTFAVSYELTIYAQYHEIDAAKVVPATITPELAPFVAERAPHIVFTDDLRAFSRKAVGDEKNPYRIAQKLFAAVDEIPWAGAREYSTISNLSDYTLHAGHGDCGEQTMLLIALLRLNGIPARWQSGWIFSDGEYNNIHDWGQLYLAPYGWVPMDVTFGQLHPAPGDDPALRWFYLGGLDAYRIAFNSDFSQPFVPLKQFFRSETVDSQRGELEWRGGNVYFDQWDYDFTWQLLPTPQRAGK